Within the Thermodesulfovibrionales bacterium genome, the region GCATTCAGCTGTGAAACAACTCGACCGACCTGATCGCACATCTGTCCGTAGGAGAGCGGATACCGATGGGGAGCCAGAATTGCATGAGATGAGAAATCTTTCTCTGCTGATTCTAAAAGGTCTCCGGCAGAATAGTGAGGGCTTGAATTTCTCGGCTTACTCAAGGTTGCTCCCCGGCATGGTCAAGTCCTTTCAGCGTCTGTCTCAAAGAGAGCAGAGGGAAGTGCAAAGAGCCTCCTAGTCGAAAGGGATGTCTCATCATATCACACATCCGTTTCCCTTGCCTCACCGTGCCAGATGAAGATGCAATCAAGCACCGGTTTCGTCCTTGCAAGAACGATACCTCCCAGTTTCCTATGGCATTCTAAACCTCAAGTGTATCAATAAGAAACAATGTGTAACCCTTTGCTACAGAAAGAACGCAAAAAATTCAGCAAAAACTCGGCGTTCCGATGCAAGACAAAAAAATTCAATGCGAGACTCTGGAATGATTTCGGTCAATCAGTCATGCTTTTCGGGAGACAGACCGTCACTGTGTTTGGCAAGCTCACTCATATCGCCCTCCCTCAATCTCCTTCGATTCCTCTACAGAGTCCGATTCCTCTAGTTCATCAAGAATCCGAAGCAGTTCTTCGGGATCTGCATTCAGAAGAAGTGCCGTTGCTAACCCCGCTATGGTTGGAGATTCAAAAAAGCAGCGCAATGGCACGTCCGACTCGAGGGCAAAACGTATCCGGGAGATGACCTGGGTCGCCAGGAGAGAGTCGCCTCCCAAGTCAAAGAAGTTATCATGGACACCTACCTGTTTCAGTCCGAGCACCCCGCGCCAGATACCCGCCAAAACTTCTTCAACCTGGCTGCAAGGAGCGACATAGGACTCTTCAAGACTCGGCCGCTCTGAATCAGGGGCCGGCAATGTCCTTCGATCTATCTTGCCGTTGGGTGTCAATGGCAGTGACTCAACCACAACAAATGCTGAAGGGACCATATAATCGGGCAGCTTCTCCATAAGGTAACTCCGAAGCTCATTGGTCGAAACAGATGATCCCTTATTGAGTACGATATACGCCACCAGGCGTTTATCCCCCGGGTTGTCTTGCCTCGCAATAACTGCTGACTCCCTCACGTTGGGATGCCGGCCAAGCACTGACTCTATCTCTTCGAGCTCAACACGGAACCCCCTTATTTTGATCCGGAAATCCTTTCTTCCTATATATTCGAGAAGTCCATCCCGTCGAATGCGCCCGATGTCCCCCGTGCGGTATAAAAGAGTCCCTTTCTTATCCGGAATCAATTTGAAAGCAGCTTTTGTCATATCGGGATTCTGCCAGTACCCGGGACTAAGGTATCGGCTTTTAATTGTTATTTCGCCAATCCGATCACCGGAAATGCCGTCACCTTGTTCATCGAGCAATGCTATCTCCATATCCTCTGTAGGATACCCCGAAGGAACTCTGCTTCCTCTCAATTCGGAATCATGGTCCATTAAGTACTGCGCGAAAACACCAGCTTCAGTGCATGCCAAGCTGTTAACAAAAATAATGTTCCTCGTAAAATATGTTTTGAAAAGTTCTATATCCTTTTCATTGACACTTTCACCTCCCAGATTGATCACCCTGAGCTTCGGCAAAACTGTTTCTTGTGTCAGATGAATTGTGACGTGACGAAAAAGTGTAGGAACAGAATGATAGATGGTAATCTGCTCGGTGACAAGCCACTCAACAAGCTGCTGTATGCCTTCCTCCTTAACATTGAAAGGATGTAAAGCAGCACCATTAAGCAATGCTGCATATATGTCCACATGAGCCGCACCGACGCCATAAGAAGGTATAAGCGACAGACGGTCTGAATCGCTTATACCTATCTTATTTGTATAACTGAAAATCTGGTGTAGCAGATTGCGGTGCGTGTGTATCACGCCCTTCGGTTGCCCCGTTGATCCAGATGTGTAGAGAATATATGCATATGAATCCGGGCGGATCGGCTGGTTGGGATTTTCATCGGATACGCCCTTCTCTATCTGATCAATATTTAAAACCTGGATTTTGACGCCTGCAATCATGCGTGCCTTCTCAAGGGTCCGATTGTGTGCAATGATCAGACTTACCTGAGCATTCTCCAGCATGAAATGTATCCGGGCAGACGGGTATGATGGGTCTATCGGTATATATATCCTGCCCGATTTTAAAGCGCCGAGCATCGCAGCCATGGCTCCAGCATCATGGCTAAAGAGCAAGGCTACCCGTGCAGTTTCCTCAGAGCATTTTGCTGCAATAGTTCTGGAAATCCTGTTAGCAAGTCTGTTGAGATTCTCATAGGTTAATGTTGAGCTTCTGGTCTTGACGGCAATCCGGTCCCCGTATTCTGCTGCCATCTTTTCGAATCTCAAATGGATTGCCTGTTCTGTCTCTTGTTGAGCAAATCTGTCAGACGAACATCGCAAGCGTACTCTACTGTCCTCAAAAGAATAATGATTCATTTCAAATTCTCATGATTATCAGCAGATGTTGTTCGAGAGCCAATATAGAAAAAACGATTGGTTCTTGGATAACGCTCATATATATTGCAGGTAAAAGGAATCAAGGTTCTTGGGGATATCTATCAATAACCCTCCTTCTCACATCCTGATTAACAAATAGTGCATCACCAAATCGCAGCTGGCCGTTAGTCGCTCTATGCAAGTTATAAAGATCAAACAGTGTATATCCAAACTCACTAAGAAAATTCCATATCTCATACAAAAGTGGCTGTTTCTCGTAGTGGGGTATAAACATAATCTCTGTATATATCACTGATACTGTTTTTCCTTTAAGAGTTTCAGCAGCACCCTTCAATGCCATAAGCTCTCCGCCCTGAATATCCATTTTCAGAATGTCGACCGTATTCACATGATGATTTCGTATGAATTCATCAATCGACGTTACCTCTGCCTGAATCATCGATTTTGTGAATGCCTGTTTCGGCAGATACCTCCTGGAAGTTGTTGCTTCTGGCAGCAGTGAATTCGTTGCATCAATTTCATTTATATACAACATCCTCTCTCCCGGTCCATCCGCAACTGCTAAAGAAATTATTGCCGTGATAGGGTCGTTACAAAACTTCTTCTTCAATGCTTCCGATGAATCCGGGAACGGTTCAAAACAATAGATCACAGATTCAGGGAATCTGGCTCTATACTCTTCAACAGTCTCTCCTCTATGGGCACCTATATCAAAAATAACTGGCTTAGTTATTCCCATGTCACTAAGCAAGATTTTTTGTGCATCGAAGGGATTATTGAAGGGATTATTAACGAACGAAGAAGTTCTCCTGCGTACATCAAATCCAGCTATCTGAAATGCCGATTTTATGAGAGATTTAAGCATATAACAATTATTCCATAATATCTAATCAATAATATCGCTCTTTTTTATTACCTCACATGCGATTGGCCAGATAAAGGCCGTATAACTGACGCACTACTACAGCACGTGCTTCCATGGGAAGAAGATCAGCACCAATACCTTTGCACAGCCATCTTCACACCTCCAAGGCAATCACCTGTACCGGTTTGCAGGCTTTCTCTGCATGCTGAAGATGAGCTGTCCTGCGTGCCGCCAACCGCTAACGCTACTCTATAGATAATGGCAAAGATGCACAGGATTTATGAGAGCCCGCCCTTGACTTCAACGTGAAATCTGCTTAAGGTCGTTCTCATGAGTCACTTAAGGTATATTGACATTTGCACTACTTGGCCCTTGAGGATCCAATAAAATGCAGACATATGCCCCGTTCCCTGAAACCGCTCGCGCCCGATGGGAAGTTCCCGCGGGAATATAGACAGCGGCAGGAGATTTCACATGATTTTCCTTCCCATCAAGAATAAGTTCATATTGAAGCATATCTTTAGGCGCGAGGATTAATCCTATTTCATCGTGAGAGGGATGGCAATGTATTTTGGCATAAGGATCAGGAGGAACGTTAAGATCTTTGATGATATGCACTGCGATGTGGAATGGTGCATTCTCAAGCAAGTTCTTATTTAACAACAGGAATCTTTGGAAAAATTTTTTTCCGCTGTTCAGTTGAGTACCCAGAATTGTCTCATCCAAGTCCTGCGGAAATCCGCGCACTATTTTCGGTTCAGGAATATTCTTCATAATCGTCTCCTTTGGTTGTATCAAAATTTCAAATTTAGCATATTTCATGCCAGAAGGTCATATGACATAACACGTTGCTATTATTGAAGATAATGCCTTATATTTTAGAAATCATGTATCGAAATCATCCCAATTCAGAAGGAAGTGTTTCCATCCGCTACAATAACCGATCATTTCATTGAAAGGCATAGGGAGAGCATTTAGGTTCAACCTTCTCAGAGGATTCTTTTCATTATCGTCTTCTCAGCGGACAATGGCGTATTTGCTATAATGGTACATGTTCTCTTTTGATCCTTGTTCATAGGAAGCGCCCCTCTCGTGGCAGATGAAGATCTTTCGAAACTGAAGATAGAGAAGTCGGAAGCGGTCTTTCGTCCGTCAAGACGGAAGAAGCTCTTTCGTTTTCTGCTTTCCGTGTTTCTTCTTACCCTCGTCGGCCTTTTATACTTCAAGGGGGTCTTTACTCCTCCTGTCAAGGTCGAGGTCATCAGGGTCTCCGAGGTCTATCCTTCTCAGACCTTCACCCTCTTGAACGCCAGCGGCTATGTGGTGGCCCAGCGAAAGGCCGCCGTTGCGTCAAAGATTACGAGCCGCCTCGTCTCCTTGACTGTCGAGGAAGGAAGCGTTGTCAAGGAGGGGCAGGTGATCGCTCGTCTCGAGGGCGATGATGTTATCGCAGCGCGCAATCAGGCAGCAGCCAACCTCAACGTTGCCCTCGCCAGTGTCGATCAGGCAACGGCTGAACTCAACGACGCCACCCTCTCCGTCAACAGGAACAGAGATCTTGTCGGCAAAGGGTACATCTCACAGGCCGACTTTGACGCCTCTGAGGCCCGTTACCAGAAGGCCTTAGCCGGGGTTTCAGGTGCAGAAGCGGCGGTGAAGGCGAACAGAGCGGCACTGAAGAATGCTGAGGTCGCGGTCGAGTATACGCTCATCCGTGCGCCCTTTGACGCCGTGGTCCTCACAAAGAATGCCGATATCGGTGACATCGTCACGCCTCTTGGCGCTGCGGCAAACGCCAAGGCTTCAGTCGTTACCGTTGCAGATATGCATTCCCTTCAGGTAGAAGTCGATGTTTCTGAATCGAATATCGAGCAGGTGAAAGTCGGACAGCCGTGCGAGATACAGCTCGATGCACTGCCTCAGTCGCGCTTCCGGGGTGAGGTCCACATGATAGTACCAACTGCCGATCGCACAAAGGCCACGGTCCTCGTCAAGGTTCGTTTTCTCGACATTGACAAGGAAACCCGGATACTTCCGGAGATGAGCGCAAAAGTCGCCTTCCTCGCGAGGAAAGTGACAGCCGAGGAGCAGAGGCCGCGCATCGCCCTGAATCCTGCTCTCATTCTTACACGCAACAGCAGGAACTTCGTCTTCCTCGTCAGGGAGGACACAGCCATAGAGACTCCCGTAACGCTCGGATCGAAGCTCGGTGATCTCGTCGAGGTCGTTGAAGGCCTTAAGACAGGGGACAGGATTGTAGCAAAACCCCTTGCCGGGCTGAGGCAGGGTGAGAAGATCAAGATCGGAGAACAATAGTGCTTATGACAAGAAAATCCCTTGTTGAGATAAAGCATCTGAACAAGTCCTACCGCCGGGGCAGCCAGACTATCTCGGTTCTGACGGACATAACCTTCGACATCGAGGACGGTGAGTTCTTGGCTTTGATGGGACCCTCTGGCTCGGGCAAGAGCACGCTCCTCAATCTCATCGCCGGCATCGACAAGCCGGACTCAGGGACAATCAGCGTGGGCGGCATCGACATAACTGCGCTGAACGAGACTGAACTTGCCCACTGGCGCGCGGCCAATGTAGGCTTCATTTTCCAATTTTACAACCTCATGCCGGTGCTAACTGCCTTCGAGAATGTAGAATTGCCTTTGCTCCTCACGGGGCTTTCGAGAAAAGAGCGGAAGAGGCATGTGGAGATGGCCTTGCAGGTGGTGAATCTTTCCGACCGTATAGACCATTATCCCTCACAGCTCTCCGGCGGCCAGCAGCAGCGCGTTGCGATAGCCCGTGCCATTGTTCCTGACCCGACAATCCTTGTGGCCGATGAGCCGACAGGAGATCTCGACAGGGTGTCGGCCCAGGATATCCTGGAACTTATGGAGCGTCTCGTTCATGAACTTGGCAAGACGATTATTATGGTGACCCATGATCCCCGCGCAGCCGAAAAGGCCCATGTCGTCAGGCACCTCGAGAAAGGTATCCTCAATGCAGTTCCTGAAGCTCCTCATTAAGAACGCTTTCCGTCATAAACTCCGCACATCTCTGACCATTCTCGGCATCACCATTGCGATCCTCGCCTTCGGCCTCCTGCGCACGGTTGTACGAGCCTGGTACGCTGGCGTTGAGGCATCTTCAGCAACACGTCTCATAACAAGGAATTCCGTATCCCTTGTCTTTTTCCTGCCCCTCTCCTACAAAGAGAAGATCCGCCAGATAGCGGGCGTGAAAGATGTCTCCTATGGCTACTGGTTCGGAGGTATCTACATTTCTGAGAAAAATTTCATCCCGAGTTTTGCTTATGAGGCGAAAAGTCTTCTCGAGCTCTATCCCGAATTCGTCCTGCCGGAAAAAGAGAAGAGCGACTTCCTCCGTGACAGAAAGGGATTCATTGCAGGCCGGAAGTTAGTCGAAAAATTCGGCTGGAAAATAGGGGATATTGTCACCCTCAAAGGGACCATATTCCCGGGCAATTGGGATTTTGTCCTGCGAGGCATCTACAAGGGCAGGGACAGGAGCACTGACGAGACACAGTTTATTTTCCACTGGGACTATCTGAACGAATCGCTGAAAAAGACCGCTCCCCACCGCGCCGACCAGGTCGGATGGTATGTGGTTGGTGTGACCAGCCCCGACATCGCCTCCGATGTTGCAGTCGCCATCGATAAGATGTTCAAGAACTCCCTTGCCGAGACCATGACTGAGACGGAGAGGGCTTTCCAGCTGAGTTTCGTATCGATGACAGAGGCAATTGTCATTGCCATACAGTTGGTCTCCTTTGTGGTGATTATCATCATTATGGCGGTCATGGCAAACACTATGGCTATGACCGCACGGGAACGCATCGGTGAGTATGCCATCATGAAGACCCTCGGCTTCGGCGGCTGGCACATCGCAGGCCTCATCTTTGGCGAATCTCTTGTCATTGCGTCTCTCGGATGCAGCCTCGGCATTGCCCTCACTTTCCCTGTCGCCGAGGCCTTCGGAAGGGAGATGGGAACATTCTTTCCTGTCTTTACCGTTTCGCAGGACACGCTCTCCATGGACGTGGCGGCTTCTTTCCTCGTTGGCGTGGTAGCTGCGCTCTTTCCCGCCTGGCGCGCAATAAGGCTCAGAATTGCTGACGGACTGAGGAGGATCGGATAGATGGGCATTCCCCTTTCATACAGCTTCAGGAACCTGCTGACCAGAAGACTGACAACCGCACTGACTGCGGGCGGAATGGCCCTCGTTGTCTTTGTCTTCTCTGCTGTATTGATGCTTGCCGAAGGACTTCGTAAAACCCTCGTTGAGACAGGCTCCTATGACAACGTGGTAGTCATCAGGCGCGCATCGGCCTCTGAAATGCAGAGCGGCATTGACCGTGCAGCAGCTGCAATCGTGGAGACGGAACCCGAAGTAGCCGCAGGAGAAGGCGGCAGACCCTTTCTCTCAAAGGAAGTCGTTGTCCTCATAAACCTCCCGAAACGGCAGACCGAAAAACCATCGAATGTGACGATCAGAGGAATCGGTCAATATTCGTTCGCGCTGAGACCCCAGGTTAAACTCATCGAGGGGCGTATGCCAAAACCAGGCTCGTCGGAGATCATCGCCGGTGAGAGCGTTGCAAAGAGATTTAGAGGCGCAGGCATCGGTGAGCATCTCCGCTTCGGCATGAGAGATTGGATCGTCGTAGGAGTCTTTGCGGCTGGGAAGACTGCCTACAGCTCGGAGATATGGGGAGATTCTGACCAGCTCATGCAGGCCTTCCGACGTCGCGTCTATTCCTCCGTTCTCTTTAAGCTTCGAGATTCCTCCGGGTTTCAAAAGGTAAAGGAACGTATCGAGGCCGACCCCCGCCTCACCCTTGAGGCAAAACGTGAAACAACCTATTATTCCGACCAGTCGGAAGTCATGGCAAAGTTTCTCAGGATCCTCGGCCTGTCGCTGACCGTCATCTTCTCACTCGGTGCGATAATCGGCGCCATGATTACCATGTATGCGGCTGTGGCGAATCGCATCGGCGAGATTGGCACACTCCGTGCTATCGGCTTTCGGAGGAGGGATGTCCTCGCCGCATTTATTATAGAGTCTCTGCTCCTCGGACTTGTAGGAGGTTGCCTGGGGCTGTTCCTCTCCTCCTTCTTACAACTCTATACGATCTCGACGGTGAACTGGCAGACCTTCTCAGAACTCGCCTTTTCCTTCAGTCTCACAGGAGAGATTATTTGGGAATCACTCCTTTTCTCTCTCCTCATGGGTCTTATCGGCGGAGTACTGCCTGCAGTGAGGGCCTCACGCATGAATATCGTCAATGCCTTGAGGGCAAGTTAGACGTCTCTCACAGCGTTCTCTCTGTTATCGGGAAAATGAAGCGTTAGAACGTCAGACTCTGCCGTTCAAGGAGCATTTGCGCATATATAGAACTTGACATCGAAGTCCTCGATAAGGGTCTTCATGAGACTCCTGAATCGGAGAAAATTGATCCTTTTTCCGCCAAATGAGGGTCTCTGCGGCAGGAGATTTCGGATGACGTAGTGACTTGATGTGACCCCGCCATTTCTCTCGGTCCCATGCCTCCTCTTGATGGAAGTGACCAGGCCTAAAGGATTTCCCGAAAGAGGCGATAAGAATGTATAGAGAGACCTCAAAGGAGTGGACAGATGAAACGATGTGGTGATTGTGTTTATTACCTTTCTTTCAAATGTGATGGGTATAATTGCGGCTATCTCATCAGAATGGTGAAGAAAGACGGCACCGCCTGTTTGTATTTCAGATCCCGCGATGTCAGTGAAGAAGAATCATGACATTACAGGAGAAGGTAACGTCATCCATTTTAGCATGCATGTATCGGTTGGAGGAAGATCTCGGCGGCCCTTCGCCGGGAAAACCGGAAAGAGCCCCTGCCCGCCGAGAATTGAAGGCTCCGACCTTGAGTGATTCGGGGCAAGACCGACCCATAAACTCTTAAACTCACCACTTGATCAATGCAGACGCCCAGGTGAGACCACCGCCGAAGGCCTCAAGGAGGATATAATCGCCGTCTCTCACCCTGCCCGCCCGTACAGCCTCATCGAGGGCTATCGGTATCGATGCGGCAGATGTGTTGCCATAGCGCTCGAGATTCACGAGCACTCGTTCCATGGGGAGGCCCAATCTCTTTGCCGTTGCCTGAATGATCCTCAGATTGGCCTGATGGGGGATAAGGAGAGAAAGCTGAGAAGGCTTCAGCTTGTTTTCTTCAAGGCTTTCGACAACAAGGCTTTCGAGTGTCCTGACAGCGACCTTGAATGTCTCGTTGCCCTTCATCTTAATGAAGTGCTGTCTCTTTCTTACGGTCTCTTTGGAGACGGGAAGTTTCGATCCACCGGCAGGGGTATGGAGGAGTTCCCACATGCTGCCATCAGAATGGATCTTCGTTGAGATGATTCCACGATCTTCCCCTGTTGCTTCGAGGACTGCTGCTCCTGCACCATCACCGAATAAGACACAGGTAGTCCTGTCCTGCCAGTCCGTGACCTTCGAGAGCACCTCAGAGCCGACGACGAGAACCTTCTTGTACATCCCGCTCTTTATATACGCATCGGCAACTGAGAGTCCATAGACAAAGCCTGAACAGGCAGCAAGCACATCAAAAGCAGCGGCCCTCCTGGCATCGAGTCTGTCCTGGAGAAAACATGCGGTTGAAGGCAGCGGCATATCGCCGGTGATCGTCGCAACAATGATAAGATCGAGGTCCTTAGCCTTCAGGCCGGCAGCCTTCAAGGCAGCCTTTGATGCTCCGTATGCAAAATCAGAGGCAGCCTGGTTCTCCGCTGCAACTCTCCGCTCCCTTATCCCCGTTCTTTCAATGATCCATTCATCCGTCGTATCGACCATCTTCTCGATATCGGCATTTGTCACAACCTTTTCCGGAACAGAAGAGCCTGTCCCTGTTATCCTTGACTTCATCAGCGATGTTCCCCGGTCCCGGCGCTCGATGCCAACCTGGCGGACTGCGCCTGATTGATCTCTTCCGCTATGGTCTCGTATCCCTTCTTCCTCGAAAATTCTGCTGCAACCTTTAGTGCATTCCTGATTGCCTTGGCAGAGGACCTTCCGTGGCTTATGATGCAGGTACCGTTTATGCCGAGGAGGGGAGCACCGCCGTATTCAGCGTAATCCGTCTTCCTCTTGAAATTTCTCAGCGCAGGCTTCAACAGGAGATACCCTATCCTTCCAGCGGCCACATCGGCTATCTCCCGCCTGAGCATTCTGAGAATAGCGTCTGCAAGTCCCTCACTCGTCTTCAGCACGATGTTACCGACAAAACCGTCGCAGACAATGACATCGGCATTGCCGAAAAAGATATCTTTGCCCTCGATGTTTCCGATAAACCGTATTCCCGACTCTCTTATGAGTTTGAAGGCCTCCTTGGTGACGATATTCCCCTTTGTTTCCTCTTCCCCGATGCTCAGGAGCGCAATCTTCGGTTCAGGGTTGCTAAACATCGTCTTGCAGTAGGCGTCACCCATAAGGGCGAACTGAAGAAGGTTCTCTGCACTGCAATCGACATTTGCGCCGACATCGAGCAAAACGATCGGCCCTTTCAATGTCGGCATGATGGTGGCAATGGCAGGCCGGTCGACGCCTTCAGACGTGCCGAGCATGAGGAGGGATATCGCCATAGCCACGCCGGAGTGGCCTGCGCTCACAACAGCATCTGCCTCCCCGTTCTTTACAAGCTCAACAGCCCGCCTTATGGAAGAATCCTTTTTCTTCCTGAGACCGGTGAGCGCCGGTTCGTCCATCCCGACGATCTGGGAGGCATGCCTTATCTCGATTCTCTGTGAAGGAAATCTCTTGTCCGAAAGCTTTTCCTTTAACGAGGGTTCATCACCGACGAGAATGAGATCAATGTCGTCACTCTCATTGACTGTTTCTACTGCACCTTCGACAGTAACGGCAGGGGCGAAATCGCCCCCCATTGCATCTAAGGCTACCCTCATTCCTTTTCGAGCATTTCAAGTATCTTGCGACCGTTATAGGAACCACAGCTCGCACATACCCTGTGGGCTTCCTTTGGTTGCTTGCATTCGGGACAGGCGCTGAGATTCGGCATCTGGCCCTTCCAGTTGGCCCTTCTCTTATCTCTCCTCGTCCTCGTATGTCTGTGTGTCGGATTCGCCATCTCTACTCCTTTCCTTTATCCAAGAGTGTTCTTAGTATCGCAAATCGCGGATCCGTCTCCTTCTGCCTGCAACTGCAGGTGTCAGCGCTAAGCTCTGTTCCACAGAACGGACAGAATCCCTTGCAGGTCTCGCTGCAGAGAGGCTTTATCGGAATGCTCAGGATGATCTGTTCTTTCACGAGTTCCTGGACATCCAACTCATCACCCTCGTAGAAGCCCATGTCCAGTTCGTCGTCCTTTATCTCATGTCTCTCTTCACCCTTGAGTTCTTCCGTGGGATGGTAAACGACATTCACATCCAGGTCCGTCTCCTGAGAAAAAGGCTTGAGGCATCTGCTGCATTCAAGTCCGACGCTGGCCTTCACCGTTCCCTTGACAAAAACCTCGGTACGAAACTTCTCGATATGGAGCGATGCCCTTGCAGGCGAGAGAAGCTTGAAAGGACCGGCCTCAAAGGCCTCCGAGAACTCTAGGTCAAGCCCCTCATCCGTTATGTCCGATAACAAAATCTTCATTGTGAAAGATCGCTTCTGAAATCCCGGCAACCGAACCCTGTATCACCGCTGGATTCTCTGGGACATGGCTGACGTTTCTTGAAGACCTCTCCATCGATCGCACTGAATTATAACAGACTGTTCCGGATGATTGTCAAACTTCCCTGGCCCTCTCCTTGGGCTGAAGTTCGATAACATTCGAGCCTTCCTTCTGCATCGTGGAGTGGCCCTGCAGCGATCCGCCTTCGATCACCGTGAGCTTCACCGTACTGATATCCCCGATAATCACCCCCTTTGGCTTGATCTCCAGGATCTCACGGGCAAGAATGGAACCCTCGATCTTGCCGCCCGCGATGACGCCCCGCGCTGTTACGTTTCCTTTCAGGCTTGCCTTCTCTCCCAGGATAAGCCAGTCTGCATCCACGTTGCCTTCAAGAGACCCGTCTATCCTGAGCGTCCCTTTGGTCTTCACGTCACCTTGAAAATGACTGTTGGCTCCGATAAAGGACTCAAGTTTTTCGGTATTCCGTGAAAACATAATTATTTCCTCCCGTCGATAAAGGGGTTCGGATTTACGTGCTTCCCGTCCTTCCAGATCTCGTAATGAGAATGGGGACCGGTTGTGTTTCCTGTTGAT harbors:
- a CDS encoding FkbM family methyltransferase, which translates into the protein MLKSLIKSAFQIAGFDVRRRTSSFVNNPFNNPFDAQKILLSDMGITKPVIFDIGAHRGETVEEYRARFPESVIYCFEPFPDSSEALKKKFCNDPITAIISLAVADGPGERMLYINEIDATNSLLPEATTSRRYLPKQAFTKSMIQAEVTSIDEFIRNHHVNTVDILKMDIQGGELMALKGAAETLKGKTVSVIYTEIMFIPHYEKQPLLYEIWNFLSEFGYTLFDLYNLHRATNGQLRFGDALFVNQDVRRRVIDRYPQEP
- a CDS encoding cupin domain-containing protein produces the protein MKNIPEPKIVRGFPQDLDETILGTQLNSGKKFFQRFLLLNKNLLENAPFHIAVHIIKDLNVPPDPYAKIHCHPSHDEIGLILAPKDMLQYELILDGKENHVKSPAAVYIPAGTSHRARAVSGNGAYVCILLDPQGPSSANVNIP
- a CDS encoding ABC transporter ATP-binding protein, producing the protein MTRKSLVEIKHLNKSYRRGSQTISVLTDITFDIEDGEFLALMGPSGSGKSTLLNLIAGIDKPDSGTISVGGIDITALNETELAHWRAANVGFIFQFYNLMPVLTAFENVELPLLLTGLSRKERKRHVEMALQVVNLSDRIDHYPSQLSGGQQQRVAIARAIVPDPTILVADEPTGDLDRVSAQDILELMERLVHELGKTIIMVTHDPRAAEKAHVVRHLEKGILNAVPEAPH
- a CDS encoding FtsX-like permease family protein, with protein sequence MGIPLSYSFRNLLTRRLTTALTAGGMALVVFVFSAVLMLAEGLRKTLVETGSYDNVVVIRRASASEMQSGIDRAAAAIVETEPEVAAGEGGRPFLSKEVVVLINLPKRQTEKPSNVTIRGIGQYSFALRPQVKLIEGRMPKPGSSEIIAGESVAKRFRGAGIGEHLRFGMRDWIVVGVFAAGKTAYSSEIWGDSDQLMQAFRRRVYSSVLFKLRDSSGFQKVKERIEADPRLTLEAKRETTYYSDQSEVMAKFLRILGLSLTVIFSLGAIIGAMITMYAAVANRIGEIGTLRAIGFRRRDVLAAFIIESLLLGLVGGCLGLFLSSFLQLYTISTVNWQTFSELAFSFSLTGEIIWESLLFSLLMGLIGGVLPAVRASRMNIVNALRAS
- a CDS encoding non-ribosomal peptide synthetase — encoded protein: MAAEYGDRIAVKTRSSTLTYENLNRLANRISRTIAAKCSEETARVALLFSHDAGAMAAMLGALKSGRIYIPIDPSYPSARIHFMLENAQVSLIIAHNRTLEKARMIAGVKIQVLNIDQIEKGVSDENPNQPIRPDSYAYILYTSGSTGQPKGVIHTHRNLLHQIFSYTNKIGISDSDRLSLIPSYGVGAAHVDIYAALLNGAALHPFNVKEEGIQQLVEWLVTEQITIYHSVPTLFRHVTIHLTQETVLPKLRVINLGGESVNEKDIELFKTYFTRNIIFVNSLACTEAGVFAQYLMDHDSELRGSRVPSGYPTEDMEIALLDEQGDGISGDRIGEITIKSRYLSPGYWQNPDMTKAAFKLIPDKKGTLLYRTGDIGRIRRDGLLEYIGRKDFRIKIRGFRVELEEIESVLGRHPNVRESAVIARQDNPGDKRLVAYIVLNKGSSVSTNELRSYLMEKLPDYMVPSAFVVVESLPLTPNGKIDRRTLPAPDSERPSLEESYVAPCSQVEEVLAGIWRGVLGLKQVGVHDNFFDLGGDSLLATQVISRIRFALESDVPLRCFFESPTIAGLATALLLNADPEELLRILDELEESDSVEESKEIEGGRYE
- a CDS encoding beta-ketoacyl-ACP synthase III, with protein sequence MKSRITGTGSSVPEKVVTNADIEKMVDTTDEWIIERTGIRERRVAAENQAASDFAYGASKAALKAAGLKAKDLDLIIVATITGDMPLPSTACFLQDRLDARRAAAFDVLAACSGFVYGLSVADAYIKSGMYKKVLVVGSEVLSKVTDWQDRTTCVLFGDGAGAAVLEATGEDRGIISTKIHSDGSMWELLHTPAGGSKLPVSKETVRKRQHFIKMKGNETFKVAVRTLESLVVESLEENKLKPSQLSLLIPHQANLRIIQATAKRLGLPMERVLVNLERYGNTSAASIPIALDEAVRAGRVRDGDYILLEAFGGGLTWASALIKW
- a CDS encoding efflux RND transporter periplasmic adaptor subunit codes for the protein MADEDLSKLKIEKSEAVFRPSRRKKLFRFLLSVFLLTLVGLLYFKGVFTPPVKVEVIRVSEVYPSQTFTLLNASGYVVAQRKAAVASKITSRLVSLTVEEGSVVKEGQVIARLEGDDVIAARNQAAANLNVALASVDQATAELNDATLSVNRNRDLVGKGYISQADFDASEARYQKALAGVSGAEAAVKANRAALKNAEVAVEYTLIRAPFDAVVLTKNADIGDIVTPLGAAANAKASVVTVADMHSLQVEVDVSESNIEQVKVGQPCEIQLDALPQSRFRGEVHMIVPTADRTKATVLVKVRFLDIDKETRILPEMSAKVAFLARKVTAEEQRPRIALNPALILTRNSRNFVFLVREDTAIETPVTLGSKLGDLVEVVEGLKTGDRIVAKPLAGLRQGEKIKIGEQ
- a CDS encoding ABC transporter permease, translated to MQFLKLLIKNAFRHKLRTSLTILGITIAILAFGLLRTVVRAWYAGVEASSATRLITRNSVSLVFFLPLSYKEKIRQIAGVKDVSYGYWFGGIYISEKNFIPSFAYEAKSLLELYPEFVLPEKEKSDFLRDRKGFIAGRKLVEKFGWKIGDIVTLKGTIFPGNWDFVLRGIYKGRDRSTDETQFIFHWDYLNESLKKTAPHRADQVGWYVVGVTSPDIASDVAVAIDKMFKNSLAETMTETERAFQLSFVSMTEAIVIAIQLVSFVVIIIIMAVMANTMAMTARERIGEYAIMKTLGFGGWHIAGLIFGESLVIASLGCSLGIALTFPVAEAFGREMGTFFPVFTVSQDTLSMDVAASFLVGVVAALFPAWRAIRLRIADGLRRIG